The Elephas maximus indicus isolate mEleMax1 chromosome 11, mEleMax1 primary haplotype, whole genome shotgun sequence genome contains the following window.
GGGGGAAGGCTGCTGCCCCTGGCGGGGGCTGGGCTAACATAGAGCTCAGCCCTGTGCATGCCCTCACCTCTCTCCAGAGGATGCAGCCGtgaaggggcggctggtggagtGTCTGGAGACTGTGCTCAACAAGGCCCAGGAGCCACCCAAGTCCAAGAAGGTGCAGCACTCCAATGCCAAGAATGCCATCCTCTTTGAGACCATCAGCCTCATCATCCACTATGACAGGTGCCACCTCAACCACTGGAGCAGGGGGAACCTGATGCCGGGTCCCAGTGAGGAGGGGCCTGAGGGAGGGACACCTAGGTCTGAGGGAAGAGGGGGCTAAGGatctggactcctgggtctgagggaggagggggctggggacctggactcctgggtctgtgggaggagggggctggggagctggaCTCctaggtctgagggaggagggggctagGGACCTGGACTCctaggtctgagggaggagggggctggggacctggactcctgggtctgggGGTGGGCTGGGGGACTGAACTCCTAGGTCTGAGGGAGAAGGATCCGGGGGctgggactcctgggtctgagggaggagggggctggggacctggactcctgggtctgaaggAGGAGGGAACTGGGgacctggactcctgggtctgaggggggAGCTGGGgacctggactcctgggtctgaggggggAGCTGGGGACCTGGACTCCtcggtctgagggaggaggggactggggacctggactcctgggtctgagggaggagggggctgggagtCTGGACTCCTAGGTCCTGGGGTGGGTGTGCTGTGGTTCTTAACTTCTTCGTAAGAAGAGGATGGGGTGTGCGGTATTGCCCCATGAGGCTGGTGCAGGCCCTCCTGGGAGGCAGAGTTGCTGGCCATCTTTCACTTAGCTTTGATAGCCCAGATGTCTGGGTCACGAGGAGCCATCGGGGCCGGGACTTGGGGTGGCAGGAGTCACTCTGGATTGAGGGGACGTGAGTGGATGCAGGCTGAGTCTCCACCTCCTCGCATCTCTGTTTCTTCTTGCTCTCCCACCGCCCGGCAGTGAGCCCAACCTCCTCGTGCGTGCCTGCAACCAGCTGGGCCAGTTCCTGCAACACCGGGAGACTAACCTGCGCTACCTGGCACTGGAGAGCATGTGCACACTGGCCAGCTCCGAGTTCTCCCATGAGGCCGTCAAGACACACATCGACACTGTCATCAACGCCCTCAAGGTGCACCACTGGGTCTGCCCCGCAGACTGCACGTGCCCCCACTGAACTCCTGCCAGTGCTCAAATCCCTCTGCCCAGGTGATCCTGGGACTCACCAGACCTGCTCTCCTCCCTTAGACTGAGCGGGATGTCAGTGTGCGGCAGCGTGCAGCTGATCTCCTCTACGCCATGTGTGACCGGAGCAACGCCAAGCAGATTGTGTCCGAGATGCTGAGGTACCTGGAGACGGCTGACTACGCCATCCGTGAAGAGATTGTGAGTCCAGGAAGGCCggggaggaagaggctgaggGACCTGGACCCTAAGTCTGAGGGAGGAGAGGGCCAGGGGCCTGGACTCTTGGGTCTGAGAGAGGAGGGGGctgggactcctgggtctgagggaagaGGGGCCGGGGGACTGGACTCCTGGGTCTAAGGGAAGAGGGGCCGGGGcactggactcctgggtctgaaggAGGAGGAGGTCAAGGGGCtgaactcctgggtctgagggaagaGGGGGTGGGGGACTGGACTCCTGGGACTGAAGGAAGAGAGAGTCAAGGAGCTGGGgcccctgggtctgagggaggagggggttgAGGGGCTAGACTCCTGGGTCTGAAGGAGGAGGAGATGGGGGCCTGGACTTCTGGGTCTCTAGATGGGGGACAGTGGTAAGCCCAGACCTGACACCCCCCATGGACATACACGTACACAAACACCCGCACACACCCACCGTAGGTCCTGAAGGTGGCCATCCTGGCTGAGAAGTACGCTGTGGACTACAGCTGGTATGTGGACACCATCCTCAACCTCATCCGCATCGCGGGAGACTACGTGAGTGAGGAGGTGTGGTATCGTGTGCTGCAGATTGTCACCAACCGCGACGATGTCCAGGGCTATGCTGCCAAGACCGTCTTTGAGGTCAGCACCTGCCCTACCCCCACGACGGGCAGAGCAGGGGCACCTAGGGCTGGGGGTCTGGGCTGCCATCCTGCTGCCTCTGCCTCTCGGGCCACCACAAGGGGACACAGCCTATAGCTTTGCAGCTGGACGTGTGAAGTCCACAGGGCAGGGACATGAGATGCCCAGTGTGTAGGTGCTGATCCCAGGTCCTTTCAGCTCCCTGTTATCCCAGGCTCGCCGGGCTCGGGGCCTCCCTTTGCCCTATCTGACTACCGGTATGAGCTGGGGCAGATCCCTCCACCTGTCTGGGCCTCAGCCTCCTCATCTGTAACCCACCTGCATCCCAGAGGTGCTGGGAGGACTCCCAGGGTAACCGAGCAGGTGCTCATGCTGTGCCTGGCCCATTCTCGGTGAGCCGGGCAGTCAGTCTTCTCACTCTGGCCCTTGTGCTCCCATCTCCCTCCACGCCCAGGCGCTCCAGGCCCCAGCCTGTCATGAGAACATGGTGAAGGTCGGTGGTTACATCCTTGGGGAGTTCGGGAACCTGATTGCTGGGGACCCCCGTTCCAGGTGAGGGGTCCTCCACGTGGGCTGAACACATGTCATCTCAGgggtctactctgatacacatggggtccccacgagTCAAAGTGGAcatgatggcagctggtttttctaCTGGGCAGGGCAGGAGCTTGGACCCTCCCCCAGGGACCCTGGGAAGGGCTATCTATCTCCATTCCCAGTGGGGAAGCTGAGGGAGGCGGCTCCCCCATGGGGGTCTTGGGGGGCTGGTGCCCTGCCCCCTGACCTCTGctcctccccaccacccctgCAGCCCCCCGGTGCAGTTCTCCCTGCTGCATTCCAAGTTCCACCTGTGCAGCGTGGCCACCCGGGCCCTGCTGCTGTCCACCTACATCAAGTTCATCAACCTCTTCCCTGAGACCAAGGCCACCATCCAGGGTGTGCTGCGGGCAGGCTCCCAGCTGCGCAACGCCGACGTGGAGCTGCAGCAGCGTGCCGTCGAGTACCTCACTCTCAGCTCCGTGGCCAGCACCGATGTCCTGGTAAGAGCCCGTCCCTCCACCCCTGTCACTGAACCTGTCCTAACCGACCCTGCCCCCTGGGCCCGGGCCCCAGGCCTCCGCCTGCCCTGACCCTGCTGACCCACAGGCCACGGTGCTAGAGGAGATGCCACCCTTTCCTGAGCGCGAATCCTCCATCCTGGCCAAGCTGAAACGCAAGAAGGGGCCAGGGGCGGGCAGTGCCCTGGATGATGGCCGCAGGGACCCCAGCAGCAATGACATCAATGGGGGCGTGGAGCCCACCCCCAGCACAGTGGTGAGTTCTGTGGTTGTGAACCCCACAGTCGGTCTGGCTGAGTCTGGCCGGGTGTCATGGTGTCTGACCTCCCTGCACCTCCTCTGCAGTCAACGCCCTCACCGTCTGCTGACCTCCTAGGGCTGCGGGCAGCCCCTCCCCCAGCAGCACCCCCTGCTCCCGCTGGCGCAGGCAACCTTCTTGTGGACGTCTTCTCAGATGGCCCAGTTGCCCCACCCAGCCTGGGACCCACACCTGAGGAGGCCTTTCTCAGGTACCGCTGAGCCTGTCTCCAGGGGGATACTAGGGCTGTCCCCTTTCCACTTCTGCCCCCTTTTGCCCTGAACCCTACCCCGTCTCTCCACTTATTGTCCCTGAAGCCTCTGTCAGCCCTGGCTGCTCCTCCCCCGCTGCCCTCCTGGCCCCTTTGGCCTCTCCTGACTCTGGCCTCCCCTTGGTGTCCTGTCCTGTCACAGTTCTGAGCctgctcttccttctctccctcccaccttcctgcctctctctctctctctctccccctctccctcttctctctttGGCCCTCTTGCTGCCTCTCTGGGATTGGCTGCCTGCCACGCCTATCTTCTCTTGTCTGCTCTGGGATTGGACGGCCCAGCGAGCTGGAGCCGCCTGCCCCCGAGAGCCCGGTGGCTCTGCTGGCCGACCCAGCCCCAGCTGTTGAGTAAGGGGTGGCCGGCCTCAGGGGGTGGGGGCAGATTGTTGTGTCCTCCAGGGAGGGTTAGAGGCCTGGGTCTTGTCAGGGGATTTCCTGATGAGCCTCAGAGGCAAGGACTTGGAGGAGAGGGAAACCTGGGGTCCCCTGATGGGGGGAGGTGGCTCCTGCTGGGGTCCCGTTGCCATTAGAGGCAGTTGCCAGTCTGATTTGGGGGTTCTCTTAGGTCCTCTGGGTATCTAGGCATGTAGATgccgaggtcgccatgagttggagttgatttgatggcaactggtttctctACTGGGCAGGGCAGGGGTTTGACCTCCCCCCAGGGAGGATCTTCCAAGTTCCCTGTCTCTCTGGGCTCCAGCCCCCCGAGTCCCTTCCATCTCGCTCTTTTCCCTGCTTCCAGTTCAGGTCTTGAGGACATTGGCCCCCCCATCCCTGAGGCTGATGAGCTGCTGAATAAGTGAGTCCTGGCAGAGATGGGAGGGTTAGAGACCAGTGAGGAGGGCACAAGCCAGGCCCCAGACAGGTGCCCCTGTCATCCTGAGTCCACCACCGCCTCCGCCCAGGTTCGTGTGCAAGAACAACGGGGTCCTGTTTGAGAACCAGTTGCTGCAGATCGGAGTTAAGTCTGAGTTCCGGCAGAACCTAGGTGTGTCTGGGGGGCTGTGGAGCTGGGGGtggtgggtggggagggtggtCAGAGGATGCCTGGTTGAGCCCTGCCCCTCCACTCTTCGCAGGCCGGATGTATCTTTTCTATGGCAACAAGACGTCGGTACAGTTTCAGAACTTCACACCTTCCGTCGTCCACCCTGGAGACCTCCACACTCATATCCTTCCAGGCCTGACCCCGCCCTCTAGCCCCAGCTCTTCCCTTCCAGG
Protein-coding sequences here:
- the AP2A1 gene encoding AP-2 complex subunit alpha-1, producing the protein MPAVSKGDGMRGLAVFISDIRNCKSKEAEIKRINKELANIRSKFKGDKALDGYSKKKYVCKLLFIFLLGHDIDFGHMEAVNLLSSNKYTEKQIGYLFISVLVNSNSELIRLINNAIKNDLASRNPTFMCLALHCIANVGSREMGEAFAADIPRILVAGDSMDSVKQSAALCLLRLYKASPDLVPMGEWTARVVHLLNDQHMGVVTAAVSLITCLCKKNPDDFKTCISLAVSRLSRIVSSASTDLQDYTYYFVPAPWLSVKLLRLLQCYPPPEDAAVKGRLVECLETVLNKAQEPPKSKKVQHSNAKNAILFETISLIIHYDSEPNLLVRACNQLGQFLQHRETNLRYLALESMCTLASSEFSHEAVKTHIDTVINALKTERDVSVRQRAADLLYAMCDRSNAKQIVSEMLRYLETADYAIREEIVLKVAILAEKYAVDYSWYVDTILNLIRIAGDYVSEEVWYRVLQIVTNRDDVQGYAAKTVFEALQAPACHENMVKVGGYILGEFGNLIAGDPRSSPPVQFSLLHSKFHLCSVATRALLLSTYIKFINLFPETKATIQGVLRAGSQLRNADVELQQRAVEYLTLSSVASTDVLATVLEEMPPFPERESSILAKLKRKKGPGAGSALDDGRRDPSSNDINGGVEPTPSTVSTPSPSADLLGLRAAPPPAAPPAPAGAGNLLVDVFSDGPVAPPSLGPTPEEAFLSSGLEDIGPPIPEADELLNKFVCKNNGVLFENQLLQIGVKSEFRQNLGRMYLFYGNKTSVQFQNFTPSVVHPGDLHTQLAVQTKRVAAQVDGGAQVQQVLNIECLGDFLTPPLLSVRFRYGGVPQSLTLKLPVTINKFFQPTEMAAQDFFQRWKQLSLPQQEAQKIFKANHPMDAEVTKAKLLGFGSALLDNVDPNPENFVGAGIIQTKALQVGCLLRLEPNAQAQMYRLTLRTSKEPVSRHLCELLALQF